The following are from one region of the Osmerus mordax isolate fOsmMor3 chromosome 1, fOsmMor3.pri, whole genome shotgun sequence genome:
- the zgc:113054 gene encoding uncharacterized protein zgc:113054 isoform X3 yields MQAGKVSDTPMEFLVDFLTKAKEIADVSTNITNELRCNLQKALDIAAGLDDYLEKMSSQESQPLAELYKKTVDHDWDKVYKEGKTRFRLPKECITGHVEGQVLKMLVHTSKSRRILEIGMFTGYGALSMAEGLPEDGSLVACELEPYLKEFAQPIFDKSPHGKKITVKIGSAMDTLKELASKGEQFDMIFIDADKNNYIHYYNYILDNNLLRVSGILCVDNSLFKAKVYLKDTTDENGIALRDFNEFVRSDPRVEQSRVTDDEVFRGVKGRLILERMHLDGKVAYVTGAGQGIGRAFAHALGEAGAKVAVVDMDQGKAASVVEELTLKGINCILIVADISKSADVQRMIDSIVSKWGEIHIACNNAGINMNSASEDTSLEEWDQTFNVNLRGTFMCCQAAGRVMLKQGYGKIINTASMASLIVPHPQKQLSYNTSKAGVVKLTQTLGTEWVDRGVRVNCISPGIVDTPLIHSESLRPLVQRWLSDIPAGRLAQVTDLQAAVVYLASDASDYMTGHNLVIEGGQSLW; encoded by the exons ATGCAGGCTGGCAAAG TTTCTGATACCCCTATGGAATTCCTTGTGGATTTCCTGACCAAAGCCAAGGAGATAGCGGATGTCAGTACCAACATTACAAATGAGTTGAGGTGCAATTTACAGAAGGCCCTTGACATTGCAGCAGGGTTGGATGACTATTTGGAGAAGATGAGCAGCCAGGAAAGTCAACCTCTGGCTGAGCTCTACAA GAAAACAGTGGACCATGACTGGGACAAAGTCTACAAGGAAGGCAAAACTCGCTTCCGTCTACCAAAAGAATGCATCACTGGACATGTTGAAG GCCAGGTTCTGAAAATGCTTGTTCACACAAGTAAATCTAGGAGGATTCTAGAGATAGGCATGTTCACAGGCTACGGGGCGCTTTCCATGGCTGAGGGACTACCTGAGGATGGCTCCCTAGTTGCCTGTGAACTGGAGCCATACCTTAAAGAATTTGCCCAACCCATATTTGACAAGTCTCCACATGGCAAGAAGATAACTGTCAAGATTGGTTCCGCTATGGATACCTTGAAG GAATTGGCATCAAAAGGAGAACAATTTGATATGATCTTCATTGATGCAGACAAGAACAACTACATCCATTACTACAACTATATACTGGACAATAACCTGCTTCGTGTCAGTGGTATTCTCTGTGTGGACAACTCCCTGTTTAAGGCCAAGGTGTACCTGAAAGACACCACTGATGAAAATGGAATTGCCCTCCGCGACTTTAACGAGTTTGTTCGGAGTGATCCTCGTGTGGAACAG AGCAGGGTTACAGATGACGAGGTGTTCcggggagtcaaggggaggctGATACTGGAGCGGATGCATCTGGATGGCAAGGTGGCCTATGTGACTGGAGCAGGTCAGGGGATAGGCCGAGCGTTCGCACATGCCCTGGGAGAGGCGGGGGCCAAGGTAGCTGTTGTGGACATGGACCAAGGGAAGGCTGCGAGTGTGGTGGAGGAGCTCACTCTGAAAG ggATCAACTGCATTTTGATTGTTGCCGACATCAGCAAATCAGCGGATGTCCAGAGGATGATTGACAGCATTGTCTCCAAATGGGGAGAGATACATATTGCATGCAACAATGCTGGGATCAACATGAACTCTGCCAGTGAAGACACCAGTTTGGAGGAGTGGGACCAAACCTTTAATGTCAACTTGAGGGGCACATTCATGTGCTGTCAG GCTGCAGGCCGTGTGATGCTGAAGCAAGGCTATGGAAAGATCATTAACACAGCCTCTATGGCCAGCCTCATAG tgccCCATCCACAGAAGCAGCTTTCTTATAACACCTCAAAAGCAGGAGTGGTCAAACTGACACAGACGCTTGGTACAGAATGGGTTGACAGAGGAGTCAGGGTCAACTGCATTTCTCC gggTATTGTTGACACCCCTCTCATCCACTCAGAGAGTCTGAGGCCTCTTGTGCAGCGCTGGCTGTCAGATATCCCTGCTGGAAGACTGGCTCAAGTGACAGACCTGCAAGCTGCAGTGGTCTACTTGGCATCTGATGCCTCAGACTACATGACAGGGCATAACTTAGTCATAGAGGGTGGGCAAAGTCTGTGGTaa
- the zgc:113054 gene encoding uncharacterized protein zgc:113054 isoform X2 produces the protein MQAGKVSDTPMEFLVDFLTKAKEIADVSTNITNELRCNLQKALDIAAGLDDYLEKMSSQESQPLAELYKKTVDHDWDKVYKEGKTRFRLPKECITGHVEGQVLKMLVHTSKSRRILEIGMFTGYGALSMAEGLPEDGSLVACELEPYLKEFAQPIFDKSPHGKKITVKIGSAMDTLKELASKGEQFDMIFIDADKNNYIHYYNYILDNNLLRVSGILCVDNSLFKAKVYLKDTTDENGIALRDFNEFVRSDPRVEQVIVPLRDGISIIRRVPMLLACPGSQSRVTDDEVFRGVKGRLILERMHLDGKVAYVTGAGQGIGRAFAHALGEAGAKVAVVDMDQGKAASVVEELTLKGINCILIVADISKSADVQRMIDSIVSKWGEIHIACNNAGINMNSASEDTSLEEWDQTFNVNLRGTFMCCQAAGRVMLKQGYGKIINTASMASLIVPHPQKQLSYNTSKAGVVKLTQTLGTEWVDRGVRVNCISPGIVDTPLIHSESLRPLVQRWLSDIPAGRLAQVTDLQAAVVYLASDASDYMTGHNLVIEGGQSLW, from the exons ATGCAGGCTGGCAAAG TTTCTGATACCCCTATGGAATTCCTTGTGGATTTCCTGACCAAAGCCAAGGAGATAGCGGATGTCAGTACCAACATTACAAATGAGTTGAGGTGCAATTTACAGAAGGCCCTTGACATTGCAGCAGGGTTGGATGACTATTTGGAGAAGATGAGCAGCCAGGAAAGTCAACCTCTGGCTGAGCTCTACAA GAAAACAGTGGACCATGACTGGGACAAAGTCTACAAGGAAGGCAAAACTCGCTTCCGTCTACCAAAAGAATGCATCACTGGACATGTTGAAG GCCAGGTTCTGAAAATGCTTGTTCACACAAGTAAATCTAGGAGGATTCTAGAGATAGGCATGTTCACAGGCTACGGGGCGCTTTCCATGGCTGAGGGACTACCTGAGGATGGCTCCCTAGTTGCCTGTGAACTGGAGCCATACCTTAAAGAATTTGCCCAACCCATATTTGACAAGTCTCCACATGGCAAGAAGATAACTGTCAAGATTGGTTCCGCTATGGATACCTTGAAG GAATTGGCATCAAAAGGAGAACAATTTGATATGATCTTCATTGATGCAGACAAGAACAACTACATCCATTACTACAACTATATACTGGACAATAACCTGCTTCGTGTCAGTGGTATTCTCTGTGTGGACAACTCCCTGTTTAAGGCCAAGGTGTACCTGAAAGACACCACTGATGAAAATGGAATTGCCCTCCGCGACTTTAACGAGTTTGTTCGGAGTGATCCTCGTGTGGAACAG GTTATTGTTCCTCTGAGAGACGGCATCAGTATCATTCGCAGAGTGCCCATGCTATTAGCATGTCCCGGCTCACAA AGCAGGGTTACAGATGACGAGGTGTTCcggggagtcaaggggaggctGATACTGGAGCGGATGCATCTGGATGGCAAGGTGGCCTATGTGACTGGAGCAGGTCAGGGGATAGGCCGAGCGTTCGCACATGCCCTGGGAGAGGCGGGGGCCAAGGTAGCTGTTGTGGACATGGACCAAGGGAAGGCTGCGAGTGTGGTGGAGGAGCTCACTCTGAAAG ggATCAACTGCATTTTGATTGTTGCCGACATCAGCAAATCAGCGGATGTCCAGAGGATGATTGACAGCATTGTCTCCAAATGGGGAGAGATACATATTGCATGCAACAATGCTGGGATCAACATGAACTCTGCCAGTGAAGACACCAGTTTGGAGGAGTGGGACCAAACCTTTAATGTCAACTTGAGGGGCACATTCATGTGCTGTCAG GCTGCAGGCCGTGTGATGCTGAAGCAAGGCTATGGAAAGATCATTAACACAGCCTCTATGGCCAGCCTCATAG tgccCCATCCACAGAAGCAGCTTTCTTATAACACCTCAAAAGCAGGAGTGGTCAAACTGACACAGACGCTTGGTACAGAATGGGTTGACAGAGGAGTCAGGGTCAACTGCATTTCTCC gggTATTGTTGACACCCCTCTCATCCACTCAGAGAGTCTGAGGCCTCTTGTGCAGCGCTGGCTGTCAGATATCCCTGCTGGAAGACTGGCTCAAGTGACAGACCTGCAAGCTGCAGTGGTCTACTTGGCATCTGATGCCTCAGACTACATGACAGGGCATAACTTAGTCATAGAGGGTGGGCAAAGTCTGTGGTaa
- the zgc:113054 gene encoding uncharacterized protein zgc:113054 isoform X1: protein MQAGKVSDTPMEFLVDFLTKAKEIADVSTNITNELRCNLQKALDIAAGLDDYLEKMSSQESQPLAELYKKTVDHDWDKVYKEGKTRFRLPKECITGHVEGQVLKMLVHTSKSRRILEIGMFTGYGALSMAEGLPEDGSLVACELEPYLKEFAQPIFDKSPHGKKITVKIGSAMDTLKELASKGEQFDMIFIDADKNNYIHYYNYILDNNLLRVSGILCVDNSLFKAKVYLKDTTDENGIALRDFNEFVRSDPRVEQVIVPLRDGISIIRRVPMLLACPGSQMLMCVSQSRVTDDEVFRGVKGRLILERMHLDGKVAYVTGAGQGIGRAFAHALGEAGAKVAVVDMDQGKAASVVEELTLKGINCILIVADISKSADVQRMIDSIVSKWGEIHIACNNAGINMNSASEDTSLEEWDQTFNVNLRGTFMCCQAAGRVMLKQGYGKIINTASMASLIVPHPQKQLSYNTSKAGVVKLTQTLGTEWVDRGVRVNCISPGIVDTPLIHSESLRPLVQRWLSDIPAGRLAQVTDLQAAVVYLASDASDYMTGHNLVIEGGQSLW, encoded by the exons ATGCAGGCTGGCAAAG TTTCTGATACCCCTATGGAATTCCTTGTGGATTTCCTGACCAAAGCCAAGGAGATAGCGGATGTCAGTACCAACATTACAAATGAGTTGAGGTGCAATTTACAGAAGGCCCTTGACATTGCAGCAGGGTTGGATGACTATTTGGAGAAGATGAGCAGCCAGGAAAGTCAACCTCTGGCTGAGCTCTACAA GAAAACAGTGGACCATGACTGGGACAAAGTCTACAAGGAAGGCAAAACTCGCTTCCGTCTACCAAAAGAATGCATCACTGGACATGTTGAAG GCCAGGTTCTGAAAATGCTTGTTCACACAAGTAAATCTAGGAGGATTCTAGAGATAGGCATGTTCACAGGCTACGGGGCGCTTTCCATGGCTGAGGGACTACCTGAGGATGGCTCCCTAGTTGCCTGTGAACTGGAGCCATACCTTAAAGAATTTGCCCAACCCATATTTGACAAGTCTCCACATGGCAAGAAGATAACTGTCAAGATTGGTTCCGCTATGGATACCTTGAAG GAATTGGCATCAAAAGGAGAACAATTTGATATGATCTTCATTGATGCAGACAAGAACAACTACATCCATTACTACAACTATATACTGGACAATAACCTGCTTCGTGTCAGTGGTATTCTCTGTGTGGACAACTCCCTGTTTAAGGCCAAGGTGTACCTGAAAGACACCACTGATGAAAATGGAATTGCCCTCCGCGACTTTAACGAGTTTGTTCGGAGTGATCCTCGTGTGGAACAG GTTATTGTTCCTCTGAGAGACGGCATCAGTATCATTCGCAGAGTGCCCATGCTATTAGCATGTCCCGGCTCACAA ATGCTTATGTGTGTTTCTCAGAGCAGGGTTACAGATGACGAGGTGTTCcggggagtcaaggggaggctGATACTGGAGCGGATGCATCTGGATGGCAAGGTGGCCTATGTGACTGGAGCAGGTCAGGGGATAGGCCGAGCGTTCGCACATGCCCTGGGAGAGGCGGGGGCCAAGGTAGCTGTTGTGGACATGGACCAAGGGAAGGCTGCGAGTGTGGTGGAGGAGCTCACTCTGAAAG ggATCAACTGCATTTTGATTGTTGCCGACATCAGCAAATCAGCGGATGTCCAGAGGATGATTGACAGCATTGTCTCCAAATGGGGAGAGATACATATTGCATGCAACAATGCTGGGATCAACATGAACTCTGCCAGTGAAGACACCAGTTTGGAGGAGTGGGACCAAACCTTTAATGTCAACTTGAGGGGCACATTCATGTGCTGTCAG GCTGCAGGCCGTGTGATGCTGAAGCAAGGCTATGGAAAGATCATTAACACAGCCTCTATGGCCAGCCTCATAG tgccCCATCCACAGAAGCAGCTTTCTTATAACACCTCAAAAGCAGGAGTGGTCAAACTGACACAGACGCTTGGTACAGAATGGGTTGACAGAGGAGTCAGGGTCAACTGCATTTCTCC gggTATTGTTGACACCCCTCTCATCCACTCAGAGAGTCTGAGGCCTCTTGTGCAGCGCTGGCTGTCAGATATCCCTGCTGGAAGACTGGCTCAAGTGACAGACCTGCAAGCTGCAGTGGTCTACTTGGCATCTGATGCCTCAGACTACATGACAGGGCATAACTTAGTCATAGAGGGTGGGCAAAGTCTGTGGTaa